The Lewinellaceae bacterium DNA window TAAAATAAACGACCAAAGTCGCAAGGTGAAAGAGAACCTTACCCCATACCGGAGCATAATAATTGGCCAGTATAGCCATGATGGCCAGGCCAAAAAAGCGCAGGACTTTCACCAGATCCGACCGTGTATGTTCATGGTTGCTCATTCGGGGACTAGCGGTTTACCAATACTTTCTGGTTTTTTACAGTGGATCCTATTTTCATGGTCTCGGCAAGTAACGCTGCATTATTCGCTATGGAATGTTTTTCCTTTACCAGGTTTTGCATCCAGACGACCAAAGCACGGCGCTCTTTTTCGTGACTCAGGTAATAAGCGGTCATTTCGCGGGCTTCATCAAACACCTTGACGGCCGGCACTTCCGCATCACCAAATATCTCCACAACATTTTGTTGCCATTCCAGGACAGGCAGCGCCCCGGCACCCAATGCTTCCACCCAACGCCAGTGCAAGGCATTCAACAGTCCCGGATTTGCATCGACAGGTGCAATTTTTGTCGCATTATACATATCGTTCAGGCGTTCCACTGTGATGTGTCCGGTCCGAGGACGGTAACATTTTTCTATCTCCGGATAATATTCGAACCACCGTTCCATGGAATCATCGCTGTGGATCTGTAAGTCGAAATCAGCAAAGCAGCTCAGGAATTTCGCTTTTTTCATCCCCCAGCTGGTCTTATACCCCATGCCTACATAGAGGACTTCAGATTTTAATTCCTGATAAACTTCATCGGATAATTTCTTTTCGTAAAATGAATCCGTCGGGGTATTTGGATACAGATAATGCATATTCCGGATTCCCATTTTAGTCATCTGCTCGATCCAAAATGTGTCGTACGTATAAACGGCATCCGCAAAATAAAGCAATGGTAAAAAATGACGGTTTCCCGGAGTATAATAGGGACAGTCTCCCAAAAAGAAAGCAATTTTTGATTTCCTTTTAAAATAGGCCAGTGTCTCCGGCACCAATAATTCGTGGTTGTAAATGAATACAATGTCCGGTTGTATCCGGTCATATTCATCACGATATAATTTATTGATATCCTGATAATAATACCCTTCCCATTTTTGCCTCCATTTATCCGGTAAACGGAACATCTGAGTATTGATTCGTTGCTTCCAGCCTACCATGATGTGTTGATAGTCAATGGTATGGATCTCTCCACCTAACGCCTCAAAGGTTTCCCGGAAAGACTGGTGAAATCCATATCTTTTGGGTACCAGTAATAGAACTTTCATCACTTATCGATTATAATTATTTCCGTAATTCTTATTACTCATTGCATTATCATACGCAATCGTAAATGCCGGTTCTCAGGATAAATGTTCAAATACCTTGACCACAGCTTCCACGACACGTTCTTTCTCCTGATCGGTCATTACCGGATAAATAGGCAATCGCAATAAACGATTGAAAAAAGCCATTGATCCGGGAAATGCTTCGTCGGTTCCCAGGTGTTGGTAATACTTGTTCCGGTGCAATGGGGTGTAATGCACATTAGCCATCACCCCTTCCGCTCGTAAGGCATCCATGATCCAGTACTTGCGTTCTTCAGGAACGAGGATCCCGAACAGATGCCAATTGGAGGTTACATCCCCGTCCACGTGAAGGAAGTCGAGACCAGCAATTCCCTGAAGATTCGACAGATAATACTCTGCAATCTCTTTCCGGCGCTCATTCATGGCTTCCAGCCTGTTGAGTTGTGTAATCCCCATGGCTCCGTTGATGTTGGACTGGACATAACTATTTCCGATGTCTACATACTCGTAATAGCCACGGGTCTGCTGGTCCGTCAGAAAGCTGTACTTATTCGTTCCTTTTTCGCGTAAGATCTTAATGCGTTCAGCTATGCGGTCATCGTTAGTAACCAGCGCCCCGCCCTCGCCGGTGGTAAGATTTTTGGTTCCATGAAATGAGAAGGTACTTGCATCGCCTTGATTGCCGGTGTATTCTCCCCGGTATTTCGAGCCAATGGATTGAGCAGTATCCTGCACAATGTAGAGGTTATGTTTTTTTGCGATTTCCCGGATGCGGTGCATTTCGGGTGGATTTCCGGCATAGTCTACCGGACATATCGCCACGGTCCGGGAGGTAATATAGGATTCTAGCTTATCGACGTCAATATTGCCATTATCCGGACGTACATCGGCAAGAACGACCTTGAGCCCATTAAGCAATGGCCCAAGTGCTGTGCTGGTGTAGGTGAAGTTTGGCACGATCACTTCACTTCCTGCCGGAAAATCTTTGACTCTGAACGCCAGATCCAAAGCAACCGTACAGGACGTCATGAAGAGGGCATGTTTAACACCCAGATACTGTTTGAGGTGTTCCTCAAACTTACGGCATTCGGGTCCGTCACCACTGACAAATGTGCTCTTTACTGCATCGGTAACTGCCAGTACATCCGCTTCATTTATCGAAGGTTTATGGATGAGAATCGGTTCTCTGGAGACTGGCTCTCCACCCTGGATTGCCAGGGCCTCTTTGGTTAGGATCATACGAGTGCGTGTTTATTGTTTTGCTGGATTACGTTCTGGTGAGATTCGTACCATTCGATGGCTTCGGCCACTCCCTGATAAAATGGCCTGGATGGTTGCCAGCCCATCAACTGATATCCACGGGTTCCGTCGACCGTTTTATAGGCTGCCCCGTCAGGCTTACTGGTATCCAGACGGATCTCACCCTGAAAGCCGGTCAGTTCCCTGATAACCTGGCTCATTTCCCAGACCGAGATGCCCTCTCCGATACCAACATTAATAAACTCCTGGGTCGGCGGAAGGATGGAGGCCCGGATCATCGCCTCGGCTCCGTCATCTACATGCATCCATTCACGAACCGGCTTGCCACTACCCCATACGGTGACATAAGGTGCACCGGTGCGCTTAGCATCAACAAATTTCATGATCAAAGCTCCCAATGCGTGTGACCGCTCTTCCTCAAAATGATCTTCCGGTCCATACATATTGGATAATACAATATTGATCACATCGAGTCCGTACTGTCTTGCATTTGCCCAGGAACCTACCCAAAATGCCTTTCGTACGAACCCATACACCATAACGGATTCATGCATCGGGCCGTCCCAGATCTCATCTTCTTTGAAAAGCATTGCTTTTGCCGGATAGACGCAATTGGAAATAGGATTCACAATTCTGCCTACGCCACTCTCCCGCGCTGCCCGCAGTAGATTGACATTCATGAGCAGATTGTTCTCGAACAATTCCGCCGGATATTTATACCCGAATTGAATCCCGCCTACAAACGAAGCACAGTTGAACAGAAGATCTGGCTGAACCTGCTGAAAGTAAGCGTAAGTTTCTTCGTAATTTCGCAGATCGACGCCCAGACTCAAGGACGTTTTCTCAGCAAAAATTCCTTCTGCCTCCAGCATCCTGGATAGACGTTTACCCAGAAAACCAGTCGCTCCGGTTATTAAAATGCGTTTATCGCGAATGGCATTAAAATCAAACTTTGCCATGGAGATGAATTGATTAATGGTGATTAAATGTGTCGTTAAATAATATCCTCCAGTTCATTGTGGACCACAAAACCATTTTTCATCAAATGATGATTGCGTTTCAAGAGGTCAATGTCGTTATCGATCATTTCTGTGATCATCTCTTCCAGTGTATATTTCGGTGTCCAGCCCAGCGTATCACGTGCTTTACTGGCATCACCAATGAGTAGATTTACTTCGGTAGGCCGGTAGTAAAATGGATCGATCTGGATGACCGCCTGTCCGGGATAAATGTTTTCCGGAGCCATGCCGAGTTTATCACCAAAGCGGTCTTTATCAATACCCGAAATCAGACCTTTTTCATCCTTGCCGGCACCGGTAAACTCCAGCTCAATACCTACCTCACCAAAGGCGTGGTGGGCAAAATCACGGATCGTTGTCGTCCTTCCGGTCGCGATGACATAATCATCCGGGTGATCCTGCTGCATCATGAGATACATGGCCTCTACAAAGTCTTTGGCGTGGCCCCAGTCACGTTTGGCGTCCAGATTACCCAATGAAAGGATACTCTGCAGGCCAAGGGAAATGTTTGCTACCGCCCGGGTAATTTTACGCGTCACGAATGTTTCACCACGCACAGGAGATTCATGATTGAACAGGATTCCATTGCAGGCAAACATGTTGTAGGCTTCCCGGTAGTTGACCGTAATCCAGTATGCGTATAATTTGGCCACACCATATGGACTGCGCGGATAAAAGGGTGTCTTCTCCGACTGCGGTACTTGTTGTACAAGCCCAAATAACTCAGAGGTTGAAGCCTGATAAACTTTGGTCTTGGCAGTGAGGCCCAGCATTCGCACAGCCTCCAGGATACGCAGTGTGCCCAACCCATCCGCATTACCTGTGTACTCCGGTGTGTCGAAACTGACTTTTACGTGGGACATGGCCGCCAGGTTGTAAATCTCGTCTGGCTGGATCTCCTGAATGTAGCGGATGATGTTGCTGGCATCCGTCAGATCACCATAGAAATAATGGAATCGTGGGTTTCCATCCTGACGGTCATTCGCAAATAAGGCATCTATCCGTGCGGTATTGAAAGAGGAACTCCTGCGTTTCATGCCCCACACCGTATAACCTTTCTGAAGCAGGTATTCTGCCAGATACGAACCGTCCTGACCGGTAATTCCGGTAATCAATGCCACTTTTTCAGCCATGATATTTCGTTAAGATTTTAAGATCATTTTGTAAGCCCTGGGCATCAGATCTTCCAGCAGTAATCGGAATTCATCTGACTTGAAGACCCAGTGCAACAACACATAGATGCCGCCGCCGCCCAGGCCCCCCACCAACAACATTAGCAGCGGAGGTAGGTCCAGGGTAATTTGCACCAAAGCGACCGAGAGCCCGGCAATCACTGCGAAAACCAGACTGGAGGTGACATCCCGGAGTTGCTCTCCAATGGGATAATCCAGGAAAAGCTTGGTGTAGTACGAGTTGATGATGATCGCGATGTAATAGGAGATCACCTGGCTGATGACCAGTCCTAAAATGCCGAACTGGATTCCAATCACGATCAGGATGCCGGTAATAATTTTTTTGACGATTTCTATACGCAGGCATAAATCCACCCGGCCCAGAACGAGTAATAAATCCAGATTGATGGAATTCAGATGGTACGTAAGACCTGCCGCACTGAGCAATTGGAGAAATAAAGTCGCCGGCAGCCATTTTTCTCCTACGGTGACAACAAGCAAAGGGCCGGCTAAAACACCCATCAGGATCATGACGGGAACAATAAAAAAGGAACTCATTTTGATCACCTGACGATACCCTTCTTTTAGCCTGACCAAATCGCTTTTTAATTTGGACAAAATGGGATAGGTGATTTTCTGAATGGCCTGCTGAAAATTATTTGCAGCCATATTGGTAAAACTGTTGGCCTGGGCATAATATCCAAGCGTGACCACGGAGAAAAATTTACCGATCAAAACCTGGACGATCTGACGGAAAAATTTGTCGATCAATGCTTCCGCCAGTAGCCGGGATCCGAATCCAAAAAGTTTCCTGAAAGAAGCCCTGCTGAATACGAGACTTAATTTCCAGGAATTATACACCCAGAGCAAAACGGTACTGAAAAATTCATTGAGGAGCAATTTGGCAACCAGTGCCCAAACACCCCAACCATAATAGGCCATGGCGATAGCAATGGATCCCGACAAAACCACCCCGATAAAACGAATCTTGGTCTGGGACTTGAAATCTATCTTGTGGGTCAGAATCGTCTGCTGGATGGCTCCTAAAGCGTTGATGATCAGCATCAAACCCATCACCCGGACGATACCGGATAGCATGGGCTGACTGAAGAAATTTGCAATGGCAGGCGCTGCGAAAAATAACAGCCCATAACAGCAGACCGCTACCGCCAGGTTGAAAATGAACGTGGTACTTTTATCCACATCCGATATTTCTTCCTCCCGGATAAGAGCAAAGGAAAATCCGCTTTGGATAAAGGTGGAGGCAAGTTCAAAGAAGATCATCACCATTGCCAGCAGACCAAACTCCGCAGGAGAAAGTAATCTGGCAAGAATGATGGTGATCAAAAAATTGGAAGTACTACTACCCAATTTATCGATTACCACCCAGAAAAATGCCTTTACCGATTTGTCTTTTAAATTGTCGGACATTGCTTAATTCAGCAAAAGATCAATAGTGATATCCGTACTGCTGGCTGTTCTTAAACTTAAAGCCATTGAGAACAACATACGGATTGGGGAATTTTTTATTTACGACGATATCCTTCAGTTTATCCAACATGGTCTTGGGAGTGTAGTCCGAACGCACCACAAAAATGGTGGCATCGGCAATATCATGCAGGTGGAAGGTATCAGCTACCGGAGCTATGGGTGGAGCGTCCAGAATGATCATATCGTACTGGCGTCTGGCTTCATCGATCAGGCGGCGCAAACGGCTGGACATCAGCAATTCACTGGGGTTACTGGGTTTGGTGCCGCAGTAGATCACATCCAGGTTTTTATTGAGCTCACCCTTACTGGTTATTTTTAGGCGTGTCAGATTTGAACTGCTGAGATAATCGGAAATACCAAATTCCGGTTTCTCCTTAATTTTTTGGTATTCCAATTGTTTGGGCTGACGCAAGTCAAGTTCAATCAATAGTACCTTTTTATCACCCAGTGCCTGAATCATCGCCAGGTTCAGTGCGACATACGATTTGCCTTCGCCCGAGACAGAGGAGGTTACCAGCCAGGTCTTCAGGCTGTCTCCGGGAGAGACAAAGGACACATTTGCGCGCAGAGCCCGGAACATTTCCGTGGATAATGAAGTTCCGTTTTCTTTGATGGCCAGCTGCCGGCTCCGGCTTCCGTGGGGCAAAATACCCAGGATCTGTACCTTCACTTTATTCGTTATATCCCGCTCTTCCAGGACTTTATCATTCAAAGAATTGAAAAGTAATACCAGAGCGGAAGGAAATGCCAGTCCAAGGAAGCCGCCCACCAATAAGATAAGCGGTGGTTTGGGGCTGATCGGGTCGGACGCATTAGCTGGTTCGATCAGTTTTCCATTATCCGTTGTGACTGCCATGGAGATCAAGGTCTCTTCCCTTTTTTGAAGTAAATAGGTATAGATATCTTCCTTAATGCTTTTCATCCGCTGGATATCCAGCAGGTCGCGCTCCCGCTTGGGCAGACTTTGAAGCCGGTCAGTCAAACTGGATTTGATCTCTGCACTGGCATCGCGTTCAATGGTAAGATCCTTCTTGATGCTGTGGATGTTGTCAATGATATTTTCACGCAAATTGGCCAGCTGCCGGTTTATCTGAATGGTGGTTTCATGCTTTGGCCCATAGGTATTGGTGTTGCGACGGGACAGCTGCTCATTGAATTTATCAATCTGAGAAGCCAGCATGAGGTTATTGATGCTCAGGTTGGTAGGCACGTATTCAAAATCATCTTTATTCTTGGATAGAAAGTCTTCTATTCCGGACAGGATCTCCAATTCCGTATTGTTTTTTACGAGGTCCTTATTAACGGACATGACTTCATTAAGCAATAAATTTCCTTCCGAAGACAGCTCAGTGATATTATGACTCTGACGGTATGTCTGCGCCTGCTGTTCGATGGAGGATAACTCAGTAACGACCAGGTTAATGCGCTCATTGATCAGATTAAGGCTGTTTTCAAAGGCTACTGTGCGGTCCTTTTTGGACTCTTCATTGTATGCCTCCAGAAGTTCCGACAATATGGATTCGGCTCGCTGAGGCACCTGGTCGCGAATGGATAATGATACAACACTGGAATTTTCATCAATGATACTTACCTCCAGCGCTTCGCATAAATTCAATGCTTTGAGCTTTGGGGTCATTGCAGTGACCCGGTATTTTTTACCCAGGGTAGAAAAATTATTACGGGCTAAGGTTACTTTACCGATGGGCAACGCCAGTTCCTGGCCGAATTCACCCCGGTATTCTTCTTTCTCCATTTTAAGGGTATACTGACCATGCTCGCCGGGCATAATTTCACACTCCAGGACCTGAAATTCATCTGCAGGCAGCCAGTTTACCACATCGATCGGATGGTTTTCATAGAGATCAACCGGTTTCCAGCCACTGATGTCAACATACTGATTTGCAATGCCGAGTTTATTGACCACCTGTTCCATGAGCGGACTTGAGGTCAGGATGTTGACTTCATTGCCGATGGAATTATCCGCCTTGTGCATACGGATGTCGGAGAAGATACCTTCTTCGGGCACCTGCCCAGCATTTTTAACCCCTTTGATTAAAATCCGGGTCTGGGCTTCGTATTGAAATGGGGTGATCTGCAGATAGAAGTAAGCTGCTCCCACGGTTAAAGGAAGCAGTATTAAATAGAGCCACCAGTACTTTAATGCCTTCTTGAAGACATGGATAAGATTTACTTTATCTTCGTTCATGGAGAATGGATTACTTGTTTAAGGAAGCACCTAACAAAAAGGTAACGAGTGTTACTACCGGAAAAAAGATACCTGAGTAACGCTGGAAAAAGTCGCCGGTAGTAGCATATTGTTTGGCCTTGAGAGGATCGACTATGACAATGTCATTTGGACTCAAATAGAAATAGGGTGAAGCAAAGACTGATTTGTCTTTTGTGTTGATCCGGTGAAATTCCCTGACCTGATTTCTTTCCCGAATAATCAATACGGAATTGCGTTTCGCGTAGGGTGTAAAGTCGCCGGCCATTCCGATGGCTTCAAGAATATTCAGTCGCTCGTTTGGAATAACATAGGTATTTGGTCGATTGACTTCACCCATCAGGGTTACCTTAAAATTAACGAACCGGACCTGAACATTGGCTTTAGGCAAATATTGAATCAGGCGAGAATTTATATCCTGCCGGACAGCCATGATTGTCTTACCGGCGGCTTCTACCTGGCCTATATAAGGAAGGTAGATGTACCCCTGTTCATCAACGCGATATCCCTCCGATACACCAAGTGCTTTCTCACCTGCTTCACCGGTTGCATTGATCGTGTGCTGAAAAGCGCTTATGGTATTATTGTCTTCATCGACCACCTGGATGTTCAGAATATCATCCGGCTGGATTTTCAGTACCGGTAATGAATCCACATTGGCCACTGCATCCTGTACATCGGTAAGCATCAGCATGTCCGAATGCTTCACACTTCCGCAGCTGCTTACCAAAATGACCATTAAACCAAAAAACAAGATATTCTTCATATTCAGTTGGGTTGTAGCAATTGTGCATTTAGAAATCGGAGGCTGGAAGGATCAAACGAATAAAGCCCCAATTGAGCCGGATGGTGCAGGTCCGTGCCTGCGAAATGGTACATCTGGTGTTCTATTAACTGCCGGCTCCAGTTGGAAACTTCACGGCCGTAATAACCGGCAGGCGACAATAAATTCAGCTGCATCAAACAGCCCATCTGCTGCAATTCCTGGAAAGTTGCCAGGTCTCTCCGGTAATAGGAATACCTTTCCGGATGTGCAAGTATAGGAGTATAACCTACCTGAAGG harbors:
- a CDS encoding glycosyltransferase family 1 protein; this translates as MKVLLLVPKRYGFHQSFRETFEALGGEIHTIDYQHIMVGWKQRINTQMFRLPDKWRQKWEGYYYQDINKLYRDEYDRIQPDIVFIYNHELLVPETLAYFKRKSKIAFFLGDCPYYTPGNRHFLPLLYFADAVYTYDTFWIEQMTKMGIRNMHYLYPNTPTDSFYEKKLSDEVYQELKSEVLYVGMGYKTSWGMKKAKFLSCFADFDLQIHSDDSMERWFEYYPEIEKCYRPRTGHITVERLNDMYNATKIAPVDANPGLLNALHWRWVEALGAGALPVLEWQQNVVEIFGDAEVPAVKVFDEAREMTAYYLSHEKERRALVVWMQNLVKEKHSIANNAALLAETMKIGSTVKNQKVLVNR
- a CDS encoding DegT/DnrJ/EryC1/StrS aminotransferase family protein → MILTKEALAIQGGEPVSREPILIHKPSINEADVLAVTDAVKSTFVSGDGPECRKFEEHLKQYLGVKHALFMTSCTVALDLAFRVKDFPAGSEVIVPNFTYTSTALGPLLNGLKVVLADVRPDNGNIDVDKLESYITSRTVAICPVDYAGNPPEMHRIREIAKKHNLYIVQDTAQSIGSKYRGEYTGNQGDASTFSFHGTKNLTTGEGGALVTNDDRIAERIKILREKGTNKYSFLTDQQTRGYYEYVDIGNSYVQSNINGAMGITQLNRLEAMNERRKEIAEYYLSNLQGIAGLDFLHVDGDVTSNWHLFGILVPEERKYWIMDALRAEGVMANVHYTPLHRNKYYQHLGTDEAFPGSMAFFNRLLRLPIYPVMTDQEKERVVEAVVKVFEHLS
- a CDS encoding NAD-dependent epimerase/dehydratase family protein produces the protein MAKFDFNAIRDKRILITGATGFLGKRLSRMLEAEGIFAEKTSLSLGVDLRNYEETYAYFQQVQPDLLFNCASFVGGIQFGYKYPAELFENNLLMNVNLLRAARESGVGRIVNPISNCVYPAKAMLFKEDEIWDGPMHESVMVYGFVRKAFWVGSWANARQYGLDVINIVLSNMYGPEDHFEEERSHALGALIMKFVDAKRTGAPYVTVWGSGKPVREWMHVDDGAEAMIRASILPPTQEFINVGIGEGISVWEMSQVIRELTGFQGEIRLDTSKPDGAAYKTVDGTRGYQLMGWQPSRPFYQGVAEAIEWYESHQNVIQQNNKHALV
- the gmd gene encoding GDP-mannose 4,6-dehydratase, coding for MAEKVALITGITGQDGSYLAEYLLQKGYTVWGMKRRSSSFNTARIDALFANDRQDGNPRFHYFYGDLTDASNIIRYIQEIQPDEIYNLAAMSHVKVSFDTPEYTGNADGLGTLRILEAVRMLGLTAKTKVYQASTSELFGLVQQVPQSEKTPFYPRSPYGVAKLYAYWITVNYREAYNMFACNGILFNHESPVRGETFVTRKITRAVANISLGLQSILSLGNLDAKRDWGHAKDFVEAMYLMMQQDHPDDYVIATGRTTTIRDFAHHAFGEVGIELEFTGAGKDEKGLISGIDKDRFGDKLGMAPENIYPGQAVIQIDPFYYRPTEVNLLIGDASKARDTLGWTPKYTLEEMITEMIDNDIDLLKRNHHLMKNGFVVHNELEDII
- a CDS encoding lipopolysaccharide biosynthesis protein gives rise to the protein MSDNLKDKSVKAFFWVVIDKLGSSTSNFLITIILARLLSPAEFGLLAMVMIFFELASTFIQSGFSFALIREEEISDVDKSTTFIFNLAVAVCCYGLLFFAAPAIANFFSQPMLSGIVRVMGLMLIINALGAIQQTILTHKIDFKSQTKIRFIGVVLSGSIAIAMAYYGWGVWALVAKLLLNEFFSTVLLWVYNSWKLSLVFSRASFRKLFGFGSRLLAEALIDKFFRQIVQVLIGKFFSVVTLGYYAQANSFTNMAANNFQQAIQKITYPILSKLKSDLVRLKEGYRQVIKMSSFFIVPVMILMGVLAGPLLVVTVGEKWLPATLFLQLLSAAGLTYHLNSINLDLLLVLGRVDLCLRIEIVKKIITGILIVIGIQFGILGLVISQVISYYIAIIINSYYTKLFLDYPIGEQLRDVTSSLVFAVIAGLSVALVQITLDLPPLLMLLVGGLGGGGIYVLLHWVFKSDEFRLLLEDLMPRAYKMILKS
- a CDS encoding polysaccharide biosynthesis tyrosine autokinase encodes the protein MNEDKVNLIHVFKKALKYWWLYLILLPLTVGAAYFYLQITPFQYEAQTRILIKGVKNAGQVPEEGIFSDIRMHKADNSIGNEVNILTSSPLMEQVVNKLGIANQYVDISGWKPVDLYENHPIDVVNWLPADEFQVLECEIMPGEHGQYTLKMEKEEYRGEFGQELALPIGKVTLARNNFSTLGKKYRVTAMTPKLKALNLCEALEVSIIDENSSVVSLSIRDQVPQRAESILSELLEAYNEESKKDRTVAFENSLNLINERINLVVTELSSIEQQAQTYRQSHNITELSSEGNLLLNEVMSVNKDLVKNNTELEILSGIEDFLSKNKDDFEYVPTNLSINNLMLASQIDKFNEQLSRRNTNTYGPKHETTIQINRQLANLRENIIDNIHSIKKDLTIERDASAEIKSSLTDRLQSLPKRERDLLDIQRMKSIKEDIYTYLLQKREETLISMAVTTDNGKLIEPANASDPISPKPPLILLVGGFLGLAFPSALVLLFNSLNDKVLEERDITNKVKVQILGILPHGSRSRQLAIKENGTSLSTEMFRALRANVSFVSPGDSLKTWLVTSSVSGEGKSYVALNLAMIQALGDKKVLLIELDLRQPKQLEYQKIKEKPEFGISDYLSSSNLTRLKITSKGELNKNLDVIYCGTKPSNPSELLMSSRLRRLIDEARRQYDMIILDAPPIAPVADTFHLHDIADATIFVVRSDYTPKTMLDKLKDIVVNKKFPNPYVVLNGFKFKNSQQYGYHY
- a CDS encoding polysaccharide biosynthesis/export family protein, which encodes MKNILFFGLMVILVSSCGSVKHSDMLMLTDVQDAVANVDSLPVLKIQPDDILNIQVVDEDNNTISAFQHTINATGEAGEKALGVSEGYRVDEQGYIYLPYIGQVEAAGKTIMAVRQDINSRLIQYLPKANVQVRFVNFKVTLMGEVNRPNTYVIPNERLNILEAIGMAGDFTPYAKRNSVLIIRERNQVREFHRINTKDKSVFASPYFYLSPNDIVIVDPLKAKQYATTGDFFQRYSGIFFPVVTLVTFLLGASLNK